The Penicillium oxalicum strain HP7-1 chromosome VI, whole genome shotgun sequence genome window below encodes:
- a CDS encoding Low-affinity potassium transport protein codes for MEKIRRKSIRSYLPHVRFLTVHYAYFIIVTLVCSGILWGSSTPAHSLRYIDALYLAVSAMTLAGMNTVNLSTLNTFQQLLLFFLIMSGSAIWVSIGVVLTRKRAFERRFSELVKAERLERKARSQIGLGRSLARSHSISRQPTMPEEHPWASGILPIVRSPSRTEPFQSASALDSRISQNEGRSLRPRGMGLNEKAGSRSTLEGDYDSLTAREANVEATSGTLEIQKSNADTGTHVAFSPSSEAVQDEQAHSLRHRMLSPYTNVLDRTNTLGELERGSSADQTLGGDLHADILRKLNRNSSFYNLTEKERQRLGGAEYRLLGGLGLGAYLANNKASVTESNGLNPWWTGFFFAVSAFNNSGMSLLDANMVPFQTSPYILITMGLLILAGNTCYPIFLRCIVKAIHLMLPKHAYFDQFRDTLTFLLNHPRRVYTTLFPSAHTWWLLLSVIVLNGIDWLAFEVLNLDNPSVTSIPTGARVLDGLFQALCVRSGGFYLINIGGLQLGTQMIYVVMMYISVYPVVITMRHSNVYEERSLGIYADDLSAENREDDSSSDDSTSALSMAPTASRFYFIRHQLRSQLAYDLWWIALAVIIVCIVEAGQFTKDPVTFSALNIIFETVSAYGCVGISTGLPDQLYSFSGGWHTLSKLVLCAVMIRGRHRGLPVAIDKAIMLPSDKLMRAEEEDAQIRLERTMSRR; via the exons ATGGAGAAAATCCGCCGCAAGTCAATTAGATCTTATCTTCCGCATGTGCGGTTTCTGACAGTGCATTATGCTTACTTTATTATTGTGACCCTGGTCTGCTCCGGCATCCTCTGGGGGTCCTCCACGCCGGCCCATAGCCTTCGGTATATCGATGCCCTGTATCTGGCTGTCAGCGCCATGACTCTTGCGGGCATGAACACGGTCAATCTATCGACACTGAATACATTCCAGCAACTTTTGTTGTTCTTTCTGATCATGTCCGGCTCTGCT ATCTGGGTCTCTATTGGTGTGGTTTTAACGCGCAAGCGTGCATTTGAACGAAGATTCAGTGAGCTTGTCAAAGCAGAGCGGCTAGAACGGAAAGCTCGAAGTCAAATCGGACTGGGCCGCTCGCTGGCGAGATCTCACTCGATATCGAGACAGCCCACTATGCCAGAGGAACACCCATGGGCTTCGGGAATTCTCCCCATTGTTCGCTCCCCGAGTCGAACGGAGCCTTTCCAGTCGGCCTCTGCCCTAGATAGTCGTATATCTCAAAACGAGGGTCGATCATTACGTCCGCGAGGCATGGGATTGAATGAGAAAGCGGGAAGCCGAAGCACCCTCGAGGGGGATTACGACTCACTGACAGCAAGAGAGGCAAATGTGGAAGCGACGAGTGGTACTCTTGAGATTCAAAAGAGCAATGCAGACACTGGAACGCACGTGGCTTTTTCGCCCAGTTCCGAAGCGGTCCAAGACGAACAGGCACACTCTTTACGGCATCGCATGCTCTCCCCCTACACAAATGTCTTGGATCGCACAAATACCCTTGGTGAATTGGAGCGAGGCTCATCTGCAGATCAGACCTTAGGAGGGGATCTTCACGCGGATATCCTCCGAAAACTGAACCGCAACTCCTCGTTTTACAATCTGACCGAGAAAGAACGCCAACGCCTGGGGGGCGCCGAATATCGG CTTCTCGGTGGACTGGGGCTGGGCGCTTATCTTGCCAACAACAAAGCGTCAGTAACAGAGTCCAATGGCTTGAACCCGTG GTGGAcgggctttttctttgcggTTTCAGCCTTTAACAACTCTGGAATGAGCCTACTCGATGCAAACATG GTCCCCTTTCAAACATCACCTTACATTCTCATTACCATGGGCTTGCTAATACTTGCGGGCAATACTTG CTATCCCATTTTCTTACGGTGCATTGTGAAGGCGATTCATCTCATGCTTCCCAAGCACGCGTACTTTGATCAATTTAGAGATACTTTGACGTTTTTGCTGAATCATCCGCGTCGAGTATATACGACCTTGTTCCCGTCTGCGCATACCTGGTGGCTCCTTCTCTCGGTCATTGTTCTCAATGGTATTGACTGGCTTGCATTTGAGGTGCTTAAC CTAGACAACCCATCTGTCACCTCGATCCCGACCGGGGCGCGAGTATTGGACGGGCTATTCCAAGCTCTCTGTGTTCGGAGCGGAGGCTTTTATTTGATCAATATCGGAGGGCTCCAGCTCGGAACGCAAATGATCTACGTGGTCATGATGTACATCTCTGTGTATCCTGTGGTGATTACGATGCGCCATTCCAATGTGTATGAAGAGAGGAGCTTAGGCATATACGCGGATGATCTGTCGGCCGAAAATCGAGAAGACGACTCATCCTCGGACGATTCCACGAGCGCACTTTCAATGGCTCCGACCGCAAGCAGATTCTACTTCATTCGGCATCAACTACGCTCTCAGCTGGCCTACGATCTCTGGTGGATTGCCCTGGCCGTCATCATTGTCTGCATTGTCGAAGCAGGCCAGTTCACCAAGGATCCAGTCACCTTCTCCGCCCTGAACATCATCTTTGAGACCGTGAGTGCTTATGGATGTGTCGGCATAAGCACCGGTCTGCCTGATCAGCTCTACAGCTTTTCTGGAGGCTGGCACACGCTGAGCAAGCTTGTCCTTTGTGCGGTGATGATCCGTGGACGGCATCGTGGACTGCCCGTGGCGATTGATAAGGCGATCATGCTACCGAGTGATAAGCTCATGAGagccgaagaggaggatgctCAAATTCGATTGGAGAGGACCATGAGTCGCAGATGA